The genomic DNA CAATTTCGCAAAGGCGATGGTTTACATGCGGAGAATTTTGTCAGGGCGGAGAAATTTACTGCCGGTGGAGCTATCTATGTACATAGATATGCTCTACAGAGTAGTTTAACAATTCCTCGCCATCCTCTCACATCTGCTTATTGACTCTGGCGGAGATGAGACTACGTTAGGATACCCAATCCTTGAAATCTCGCACTAAAACGTAAAGCTCTCTGTTGACAAATGCACTCAATATGTAGCCCTAGCCTCAACGGGCAACGGCACGTCACCGCCTACAAGGCGGTGATCAATGCGATGATACTATTTTGCCTGGTTAATGTTCTATCGCATCGATTTATCACTATATTCAGTGACTCGGATTCCATGATACGTTTCGAGTGATCATCGATCGGCCTGCTCCTAGGTTTCACCTGAAATATACTTAACCAACCATAACTATTCTGTCAGCCTGCTTCTGACCCAATAAGAACTCGATTATCGACACATGTACACCCCTCCCCCGCATTCATCAGTATGAACTCTCGATCCCTTCCTTCTAAGTACCATACTTAACAGACATACTAGTTCCATGAGAGTCCGACCAGAATGGCCACTTCATCCATAACAACCCCCTTTCAATTCCCACCAACCTACTCCTTCCCACCTTTCTTCACACCCCAACCAAACACGTCGACCCGCCTCTCGCAACTCCAGAAATGGTCATCCCTGATACAGTCTTACTGCCGCCATCATCGCATCTATCGCCTTTCCCTCATCGAAGCCGTCGAGAGCCCATTATTCCATAACGCCGCGCTCCGGAAACGTCTTGGTCTTAGTGAGGCAAGGGCTGTGTTGGAGTGGATGGCCAAggcggaggaagaaggaggtGGGGGGAGGAGAGCAGAGTGGATTGATGGGGGCAGTAAGACGGTTGTGTGGGTTTGGTGGAAAAGGCCGGAGGAATGGGCGGGCATATTGGCAGATTGGGTTGAGGCAACTGGGCAGAAGAATACGGTGCTTACCGTCTATGAGTTAATTGAGGGTGAAGGGACCGCTTCACAAGGTGTGTTCGCTC from Aspergillus chevalieri M1 DNA, chromosome 1, nearly complete sequence includes the following:
- a CDS encoding ESCRT-II subunit protein VPS25 (COG:U;~EggNog:ENOG410PPAC;~InterPro:IPR014041,IPR008570,IPR036390,IPR036388;~PFAM:PF05871;~go_component: GO:0000814 - ESCRT II complex [Evidence IEA];~go_process: GO:0071985 - multivesicular body sorting pathway [Evidence IEA]), with amino-acid sequence MYTPPPHSSFHESPTRMATSSITTPFQFPPTYSFPPFFTPQPNTSTRLSQLQKWSSLIQSYCRHHRIYRLSLIEAVESPLFHNAALRKRLGLSEARAVLEWMAKAEEEGGGGRRAEWIDGGSKTVVWVWWKRPEEWAGILADWVEATGQKNTVLTVYELIEGEGTASQEWHGMELEAMFKSLNVLVKRGKAQVFGSEGQEGVKFF